The Lysinibacillus timonensis nucleotide sequence CTCCTGAACTTGCACCGATTCTGGTTGCACCTGCTTGAATCATGTTTTCCAGATCTTCTAAACTACGAACCCCACCAGAAGCTTTTACACCTACTGATGACCCTACAATCTTTCTCATTAATGCTACATCTTCTACTGTTGCCCCACCCGTTGAAAAGCCTGTTGAAGTTTTTACAAAATGGGCACCTGCCTCTACAGACAATTCACAAGCTTTTACTTTTTCTTCCTCAGTTAATAAGCAAGTCTCAATAATAACTTTTACTAATGTACCATTTGCAGCTTTTACAACTTCTCTAATATCGTTTAAAACAACATCATGTTGTTGATCTTTTAATGCACCAATATTAATAACCATATCAATTTCTGTAGCACCGTTCGAGATTGCAT carries:
- the deoC gene encoding deoxyribose-phosphate aldolase — protein: MATNYAALIDHTLLKADTTQEQIEKLCNEALQYKFASVCVNPTWVKLCAEKLAGSEVKVCTVIGFPLGATTSKVKAFETTDAISNGATEIDMVINIGALKDQQHDVVLNDIREVVKAANGTLVKVIIETCLLTEEEKVKACELSVEAGAHFVKTSTGFSTGGATVEDVALMRKIVGSSVGVKASGGVRSLEDLENMIQAGATRIGASSGVAIMNGLSTDSNY